The following proteins come from a genomic window of Yinghuangia sp. ASG 101:
- a CDS encoding cobalt-precorrin-5B (C(1))-methyltransferase has protein sequence MTRPAGPLRRGWTTGACATAATTAAYQALLTGEFPDPVTITLPGGEAPAFALAVEERTAGSAMAGVVKDAGDDPDVTHGALVRATVRPAAPGTGVTFRAGPGVGTVTLPGLPLDVGEPAINPVPRRMMREHVEALAAAHGATGDVDIEISVDNGEVIARQTWNPRLGILGGLSILGTTGIVIPYSCSAWIDSIRRGVDVARAAGDTHVVGATGTTSERVAAEVHGLSGTALLDMGDFAGALLKYLRRHPVPRLTIAGGFAKLSKLADGHLDLHSARSQVDFASLAGRAEALGAPAPLVAEIREANTALHALQISQAAGLPLGPAVAEAARATTRSILAGSSVPIDVDVIAINRTGTIVGRA, from the coding sequence GTGACCCGGCCCGCCGGGCCGCTGCGCCGGGGCTGGACGACCGGGGCGTGTGCGACGGCCGCGACGACCGCGGCCTACCAGGCGCTGCTCACCGGCGAGTTCCCCGACCCGGTGACCATCACCCTGCCCGGCGGCGAAGCGCCCGCGTTCGCCCTGGCCGTCGAGGAACGCACCGCCGGGTCGGCGATGGCCGGGGTCGTCAAGGACGCGGGCGACGACCCCGACGTCACCCACGGCGCCCTCGTCCGCGCGACGGTCCGGCCCGCGGCCCCCGGAACGGGGGTGACGTTCCGCGCGGGCCCCGGCGTCGGCACGGTCACCCTCCCCGGCCTGCCCCTCGACGTCGGCGAGCCCGCGATCAACCCGGTCCCGCGCCGCATGATGCGCGAACACGTCGAGGCGCTCGCCGCGGCGCACGGGGCGACCGGTGACGTGGACATCGAAATCTCCGTCGACAACGGCGAGGTGATCGCCCGTCAGACGTGGAACCCGCGCCTGGGCATCCTCGGCGGGCTGTCGATCCTGGGCACGACGGGGATCGTGATCCCGTACTCCTGCTCGGCCTGGATCGACTCGATCCGCCGGGGCGTCGACGTCGCGCGCGCGGCGGGCGACACGCACGTCGTCGGTGCGACCGGAACGACGTCCGAACGGGTCGCCGCGGAGGTCCACGGCCTGTCGGGCACGGCACTCCTGGACATGGGGGACTTCGCCGGGGCCCTCCTCAAATACCTGCGCCGCCACCCCGTTCCGCGTCTGACGATCGCGGGCGGCTTCGCCAAACTCTCGAAACTCGCGGACGGGCACCTGGACTTGCACTCGGCCCGGTCCCAGGTCGACTTCGCGTCGCTGGCCGGACGCGCCGAGGCCCTGGGCGCGCCCGCCCCGCTGGTCGCGGAGATCCGCGAGGCGAACACCGCCCTGCACGCCCTCCAGATCTCGCAGGCGGCGGGACTGCCCCTGGGCCCGGCGGTCGCCGAGGCCGCCCGCGCGACCACCCGGTCGATCCTGGCCGGCTCCTCCGTCCCCATCGACGTCGACGTCATCGCCATCAACCGCACCGGCACGATCGTCGGCCGCGCTTGA
- a CDS encoding cobalt-precorrin-6A reductase, whose product MGAAREREGAVESGRRLVLVLGGTSDARAVAELLDGAEGVRVLSSLAGRTKAPVRPVGESRVGGFGGVEGLTAWLRENRAAAVVDATHPFAARISANAVAACAAVGVPLLRLQRPGWTARDGDDWRRVASAHEAAAVLPGIGRRVFLTTGRLETAPYARLDDLWFLLRSVEAPDGDVPRNLELLLDRGPFAFDDEVGLLRRHRIDVLVTKDSGGTQTAAKLDAARELGVPVVMISRPAVAAPESVASAAEAAEWVRGTCGTVRG is encoded by the coding sequence ATGGGGGCGGCGAGAGAGCGGGAGGGCGCGGTGGAGAGCGGACGGCGGTTGGTGTTGGTGCTGGGCGGTACGTCCGACGCCAGGGCGGTGGCGGAGCTGCTCGACGGCGCCGAGGGCGTGCGCGTCCTGTCGTCGCTGGCCGGGCGTACGAAGGCTCCCGTGCGTCCGGTCGGCGAGTCGCGGGTCGGCGGTTTCGGTGGCGTGGAGGGTCTGACCGCGTGGCTGCGCGAGAACCGGGCGGCGGCGGTGGTCGACGCGACGCACCCCTTCGCGGCCCGGATTTCCGCGAACGCGGTGGCGGCGTGCGCGGCGGTCGGGGTCCCGCTCCTGCGCCTGCAGCGGCCGGGCTGGACCGCCCGGGACGGTGACGACTGGCGCCGGGTCGCGTCGGCGCACGAGGCGGCGGCCGTGCTGCCGGGGATCGGGCGGCGCGTGTTCCTGACGACGGGCCGCTTGGAGACTGCTCCGTATGCCCGCCTCGACGACCTGTGGTTTCTGCTCCGCAGCGTCGAGGCACCCGACGGGGATGTGCCGCGCAACCTCGAACTGCTCCTCGACCGCGGCCCGTTCGCCTTCGACGACGAGGTGGGCCTGCTGCGCCGGCACCGCATCGACGTCCTGGTGACGAAGGACAGCGGGGGCACCCAGACCGCCGCGAAGCTCGACGCCGCACGCGAACTGGGCGTACCGGTCGTGATGATCTCCCGGCCCGCCGTGGCCGCGCCCGAGAGCGTCGCGTCGGCGGCGGAGGCGGCGGAGTGGGTGCGCGGCACCTGCGGTACGGTCCGGGGCTAG
- a CDS encoding precorrin-2 C(20)-methyltransferase produces the protein MTEAAPAPASPGTTGRLYGVGLGPGDPELLTLKAHRLITSAHVVAYPVKKGAAGVAITIAGRYLSPDQLRLPLVYPVTTEETDHPGGYDGALAEFYDGTAAEIAAHLDAGRDVAVLCEGDPFFYGSYMYWHERLADRYPTEVVPGVTSVSGASAILGRPLVQHDEVLTILPGTLPPDVLAARLRTADSAAVIKLGRRHFADVRGAFEDAGTADRTWYVERATTAHQRVAPLAEVEAASVPYFSLVVTPSTAPGTPFATNRGPGTVVEEPYAVPAPTGELGSVDVVGLGPAGPAWLTPEAHAALAAADDLVGYGPYVSRVPPRPGLRRHLTDNRVEAERARHALALAEAGARVAVVSSGDAGVFAMASAVLEAADETKSPVPVRVVPGLSAMQAVASRAGAPLGHDFCVISLSDRLKPWDVIADRLTAAARADLAVAIYNPASKTRRHQVAEARDLFLAYRDPATPVVVGRDVGGPTESVRTVALGDLDPETVDMRTLLIVGSSTTRTYPRPDGGVGVYTPRRYPA, from the coding sequence GTGACCGAAGCCGCCCCCGCCCCCGCCTCCCCCGGGACGACCGGCCGCCTCTACGGCGTCGGCCTCGGGCCCGGCGACCCCGAGTTGCTGACGCTCAAGGCGCACCGGCTGATCACGTCCGCGCACGTCGTGGCGTACCCGGTCAAGAAGGGTGCCGCGGGCGTCGCGATCACGATCGCCGGGCGGTACCTGAGCCCCGACCAGCTCCGGCTGCCGCTGGTGTACCCGGTGACGACCGAGGAGACCGACCACCCCGGCGGGTACGACGGCGCGCTCGCCGAGTTCTACGACGGCACCGCCGCCGAGATCGCCGCGCACCTGGACGCCGGGCGCGACGTCGCGGTGCTGTGTGAGGGCGACCCCTTCTTCTACGGCTCGTACATGTATTGGCACGAGCGCCTCGCGGACCGCTACCCGACCGAGGTCGTGCCGGGCGTCACGTCGGTCAGCGGCGCGTCGGCGATCCTGGGCCGCCCGCTCGTCCAGCACGACGAGGTCCTGACGATCCTCCCGGGTACGCTGCCGCCGGACGTGCTGGCCGCCCGGCTGCGGACCGCCGACTCGGCCGCGGTCATCAAGCTCGGGCGCCGGCATTTCGCCGACGTGCGCGGCGCGTTCGAGGATGCCGGAACCGCGGACCGCACGTGGTACGTCGAACGCGCCACCACCGCACACCAGCGTGTCGCCCCGCTCGCCGAGGTCGAGGCCGCGAGCGTGCCGTACTTCTCGCTCGTCGTCACGCCGTCGACCGCGCCGGGGACGCCCTTCGCCACGAACCGCGGGCCCGGCACCGTGGTGGAGGAGCCGTACGCCGTCCCGGCCCCCACCGGCGAACTGGGCTCGGTGGACGTCGTCGGCCTCGGCCCGGCGGGGCCCGCGTGGCTGACCCCCGAGGCGCACGCGGCTCTCGCGGCGGCCGACGACCTGGTCGGCTACGGGCCGTACGTCTCCCGCGTGCCCCCGCGCCCCGGTCTGCGGCGCCACCTGACCGACAACCGCGTGGAGGCCGAACGCGCCCGCCACGCGCTGGCGTTGGCCGAGGCCGGGGCCCGTGTCGCGGTGGTCTCGTCGGGCGACGCGGGCGTGTTCGCGATGGCGTCGGCGGTGCTGGAGGCGGCGGACGAGACGAAGAGCCCGGTCCCGGTCCGGGTCGTCCCTGGGCTGTCCGCGATGCAGGCCGTGGCCTCGCGCGCGGGCGCCCCGCTGGGCCACGACTTCTGCGTCATCAGCCTGTCGGACCGGCTCAAACCGTGGGACGTCATCGCGGACCGGCTGACCGCCGCGGCCCGGGCCGACCTCGCGGTGGCGATCTACAACCCGGCGTCGAAGACGCGGCGGCACCAGGTCGCCGAGGCCCGCGACCTGTTCCTGGCCTACCGCGACCCCGCGACCCCGGTCGTGGTGGGACGCGACGTGGGCGGCCCGACGGAGTCGGTGCGGACCGTCGCGCTCGGCGACCTCGACCCCGAGACCGTCGACATGCGGACCCTGCTGATCGTCGGATCGTCGACGACGCGGACCTACCCCCGGCCGGACGGCGGCGTCGGCGTCTACACGCCCCGCCGGTATCCGGCGTGA
- a CDS encoding precorrin-8X methylmutase, whose protein sequence is MDDWLKDGAEIYRRSFATIRAEADLARFPDDVSRVVVRMIHACGMTDLPDAIGFHPDVARAAGAALRAGAPILCDAQMVASGVTRARLPRDNEVKCLLSDPRVPALAAAQGTTRSAAAVDLWGDDLAGAVVAVGNAPTTLFRLLELLDAGAPAPAAIVGVPVGFIGAAESKQALAERAGDVPYLVVHGRRGGSAMAAAAINAMASEKE, encoded by the coding sequence GTGGACGACTGGCTGAAGGACGGCGCCGAGATCTACCGCCGGTCGTTCGCGACGATCCGCGCGGAAGCCGATCTGGCGCGCTTCCCCGACGACGTCTCGCGCGTGGTCGTCCGCATGATCCACGCCTGCGGCATGACCGATCTGCCGGACGCCATCGGCTTCCACCCCGACGTGGCGCGCGCCGCCGGTGCCGCCCTGCGCGCGGGGGCGCCGATCCTGTGCGACGCGCAGATGGTCGCGTCGGGCGTCACGCGCGCCCGGCTGCCGCGCGACAACGAAGTCAAATGCCTGTTGTCGGACCCGCGCGTCCCGGCCCTCGCCGCCGCGCAGGGCACGACGCGCAGCGCCGCGGCGGTCGATTTGTGGGGCGACGACCTGGCCGGTGCGGTCGTCGCCGTCGGCAACGCGCCGACCACGCTCTTCCGGCTCCTGGAGCTGCTGGACGCGGGCGCCCCCGCCCCGGCCGCGATCGTGGGCGTGCCGGTCGGGTTCATCGGGGCCGCCGAATCGAAGCAGGCGCTGGCCGAACGGGCGGGCGACGTCCCGTACCTGGTGGTGCACGGGCGGCGCGGGGGCAGCGCGATGGCCGCCGCCGCGATCAACGCGATGGCGAGCGAGAAGGAGTGA
- a CDS encoding Fur family transcriptional regulator: MDDGAAHPTPDGSSPRSAAEPPDPVDAAVRRIRAHGERVTVARTAVLRVLADTQGYLTADQAFVAVNRAAPGVHRTTIYRALDALERLGLVVQTRMGPDAAAYRLAASVRGDGPPRLHVICRACGHVGEAPADLLDAVARRLAEESGFRLDPTAVALAGHCEACAENPARRR; this comes from the coding sequence ATGGACGACGGAGCGGCGCACCCCACCCCCGACGGCTCCTCGCCCCGAAGCGCCGCGGAGCCTCCCGACCCCGTCGACGCGGCGGTCCGCAGAATCCGCGCCCACGGCGAGCGCGTCACCGTCGCCCGCACCGCGGTCTTGCGCGTACTGGCCGACACGCAGGGCTACTTGACGGCCGATCAGGCCTTCGTCGCGGTCAACCGCGCCGCGCCCGGCGTCCACCGCACGACGATCTACCGGGCTCTGGACGCACTCGAACGCCTGGGTCTCGTGGTGCAGACCCGCATGGGCCCCGACGCCGCCGCGTACCGCCTGGCGGCGTCCGTGCGCGGGGACGGACCTCCGCGACTCCACGTGATCTGCCGAGCCTGCGGCCACGTGGGCGAGGCCCCCGCCGACCTCCTCGACGCGGTGGCCCGCCGCCTCGCCGAGGAATCGGGCTTCCGCCTGGACCCCACCGCGGTCGCCCTCGCCGGCCACTGCGAAGCGTGCGCCGAGAACCCCGCCCGCCGCCGCTGA
- the tsaD gene encoding tRNA (adenosine(37)-N6)-threonylcarbamoyltransferase complex transferase subunit TsaD, whose amino-acid sequence MVLGIETSCDETGAGLVRDGVVLGQAVASSMDEHARFGGVVPEIAARAHLHSVTPVVRAALADAGLTLGDVGAIAVTAGPGLATALQVGVAAAKAYAVALDVPLYGVHHLAGHVAAATLDGEPLPNPSIVLIVSGGHTSLLYVRDLARDTIEHLGDTVDDAAGECFDKAARVLGLPYPGGPNVDRAARDGDPAAVAFPRPMTGPRDDPFAFSFSGLKTAAARWVENERRAGREPEVADAAASLQEAIADVLTRKAIAACRARGVDTLVVVGGVAANSRVRALADQRCAAAGITLRVPPLRLCTDNGAMTAAVGDLLIHAGRPPAGLDLTIDPSAPLVDALLQPQPVEWAVAG is encoded by the coding sequence GTGGTCCTGGGGATCGAGACGTCCTGCGACGAGACCGGCGCGGGGCTGGTGCGGGACGGGGTCGTCCTCGGGCAGGCGGTCGCGTCGAGCATGGACGAGCACGCGCGTTTCGGCGGGGTCGTGCCCGAGATCGCGGCGCGTGCCCACCTGCACTCCGTCACCCCGGTCGTGCGCGCCGCGCTCGCGGACGCCGGCCTCACGCTCGGCGACGTCGGCGCGATCGCGGTGACCGCCGGGCCCGGCCTGGCCACCGCACTCCAGGTCGGCGTCGCGGCGGCCAAGGCGTACGCGGTCGCGCTCGACGTCCCGCTCTACGGCGTCCACCACCTGGCCGGGCACGTCGCCGCCGCGACCCTCGACGGCGAACCGCTGCCTAACCCGTCGATCGTGCTGATCGTCTCGGGCGGCCACACCTCACTCCTGTACGTGCGGGACCTCGCCCGCGACACGATCGAACACCTCGGCGACACCGTCGACGACGCGGCCGGCGAATGCTTCGACAAGGCGGCCCGCGTGCTCGGGCTCCCTTATCCCGGCGGCCCGAACGTCGACCGTGCCGCGCGCGACGGCGACCCGGCGGCGGTGGCGTTCCCGCGTCCGATGACCGGTCCGCGCGACGACCCCTTCGCCTTCTCCTTCTCCGGCCTGAAGACCGCGGCGGCCCGCTGGGTCGAGAACGAGCGCCGCGCCGGCCGCGAACCCGAGGTCGCCGACGCCGCCGCGTCCCTCCAGGAGGCCATCGCCGACGTCCTCACCCGCAAGGCGATCGCCGCGTGCCGCGCACGCGGCGTCGACACGCTCGTGGTGGTCGGCGGCGTCGCGGCGAACTCGCGCGTGCGCGCCCTGGCCGACCAGCGCTGCGCGGCGGCGGGCATCACCCTCCGCGTCCCCCCGCTGCGGCTGTGCACCGACAACGGCGCGATGACGGCGGCCGTCGGCGACCTCCTCATCCACGCCGGCCGCCCGCCGGCCGGGCTCGACCTCACCATCGACCCGTCCGCACCGCTCGTCGACGCGCTGCTTCAGCCGCAACCGGTCGAGTGGGCCGTCGCGGGATGA
- a CDS encoding DUF1697 domain-containing protein, translating to MAELRALLADLGYADVRTLLQSGNAVLTAQRTAPADVARAIETALAATYGRDIKVMVRTAAEMRAVVEANPLAVNHPSRFLVTFHADPVDTAALAGIDTEAQKPDEMAVRGREIYFDLPRGIADAKLPLLVERALRVSGTARNWNTVTKLLALAEGH from the coding sequence ATGGCGGAACTCCGCGCGCTCCTCGCCGATCTCGGCTACGCGGACGTGCGGACGCTGCTTCAGAGCGGCAACGCCGTCCTCACCGCGCAGCGGACCGCGCCCGCCGACGTGGCCCGGGCGATCGAGACCGCACTCGCCGCCACCTACGGGCGCGACATCAAGGTCATGGTCCGGACCGCCGCCGAGATGCGCGCGGTCGTCGAGGCGAACCCGCTCGCGGTCAACCATCCTTCGCGGTTCCTGGTGACGTTCCACGCCGATCCGGTCGATACGGCGGCCCTCGCCGGGATCGATACCGAGGCACAGAAGCCGGACGAAATGGCCGTCCGCGGACGCGAGATCTACTTCGATCTGCCGCGCGGGATCGCGGACGCCAAGCTCCCCCTCCTGGTCGAACGGGCGCTGCGGGTCAGCGGCACCGCCCGCAACTGGAACACCGTCACCAAACTGCTCGCCCTCGCGGAAGGGCACTGA
- a CDS encoding DUF5134 domain-containing protein, translated as MDAQLLAAELGVVAGLVGACVHRRDGAGAWSPHLVMGGAMGAMALPEHDPLGPGGWMLLLGCAAAWAWGRPGRGRERAAVALDLYVMGVATLLMPAVHGGGHGSGTAHHAAGEPASGWWSGPYAALLVAWALARVTLAAAEHRRRAVADRGCDAEDAGSPALGAAGGTVVLRRGAAKGSVPSVCSMVMIGAMGMMAFAP; from the coding sequence ATGGACGCACAGCTGCTCGCCGCCGAACTCGGAGTCGTCGCAGGCCTCGTCGGAGCGTGCGTGCACCGGCGCGACGGGGCGGGGGCGTGGTCGCCGCACCTGGTCATGGGCGGGGCGATGGGCGCGATGGCGTTACCGGAGCACGATCCGCTGGGCCCGGGCGGGTGGATGCTGCTGCTCGGGTGTGCGGCGGCGTGGGCGTGGGGGCGTCCGGGGCGCGGCCGGGAGCGCGCGGCGGTGGCCTTGGACCTCTATGTGATGGGCGTGGCGACGCTTCTGATGCCGGCCGTGCACGGAGGCGGCCACGGCTCGGGGACCGCGCACCACGCGGCCGGCGAGCCGGCGTCGGGCTGGTGGTCGGGGCCGTACGCGGCCCTGCTGGTGGCGTGGGCGCTGGCGCGCGTCACGTTGGCCGCCGCCGAACACCGGCGCCGCGCGGTCGCGGACCGCGGATGCGACGCGGAGGACGCCGGGTCCCCGGCGCTCGGCGCGGCGGGCGGGACGGTCGTGCTCCGGCGCGGGGCCGCGAAAGGCTCGGTGCCGTCCGTGTGTTCGATGGTGATGATCGGCGCGATGGGCATGATGGCGTTCGCCCCGTGA
- a CDS encoding response regulator, producing MIRLILADDQALVRAGFRALLDAQPDMTVVAEAADGASALAAVREHRPDVVLMDIRMPGGDGLEATRAITADPALAHTKIIILTTFDLDEYVFEALRNGAGGFLVKDTEPAELLHGVRSVAAGDALLSPGVTRRLIEEYTAQASPPAQTPDLDLLTAREREVVALVGQGLSNEEIAEHLVVSPLTAKTHVSRAMVKLAVRDRAQLVVFAYETGLVRPGRR from the coding sequence GTGATCAGGTTGATCCTCGCCGACGACCAGGCGCTCGTGCGGGCCGGGTTCCGCGCGCTGCTCGACGCGCAGCCTGACATGACCGTGGTCGCCGAGGCGGCCGACGGCGCGTCCGCCCTCGCGGCGGTGCGCGAACACCGGCCCGACGTCGTGCTCATGGACATCCGCATGCCGGGCGGCGACGGCCTGGAGGCGACGCGGGCGATCACCGCGGACCCGGCGCTGGCGCACACCAAGATCATCATCCTCACGACCTTCGACCTGGACGAGTACGTCTTCGAAGCACTGCGCAACGGGGCCGGCGGATTCCTCGTCAAGGACACCGAACCGGCCGAACTGCTGCACGGCGTACGGTCGGTCGCGGCCGGCGACGCGCTGCTGTCGCCGGGAGTCACGCGGCGCCTCATCGAGGAGTACACGGCCCAGGCGAGCCCCCCGGCGCAGACCCCCGACCTCGACCTGCTCACCGCGCGCGAACGCGAGGTCGTCGCACTGGTCGGACAAGGGCTGTCGAACGAGGAGATCGCGGAGCACCTGGTCGTGAGCCCGCTGACCGCGAAGACGCATGTGAGCCGGGCGATGGTGAAGCTGGCGGTACGCGACCGGGCGCAGTTGGTGGTGTTCGCGTACGAGACCGGGCTGGTGCGCCCGGGGCGGCGGTAG
- a CDS encoding sensor histidine kinase: protein MNASTRLAPDPGRDRGHDPGRTRLFGPPLPPPFVGIPRDAVLAFVVGVLQIGGMIAASHNQRGRDDVRGMDVLAYVLIALGPPMLLVRRGYPVQVLVGTLLPTVAYTLRDYPPGPVFLALIVALFTALTAGHRAVSYGVLVVGYAVMGWLGPLARGEGLPSAGWAGGVAAWLLVLAAFSEVVRVRRAYVAAERRRAAEEKAAREEADRARAGEERLRIARELHDVLAHHISLMNVQASVGLELMDAHPDQARTALTAVKQASREALGELRGVLAILKGEGESAPRTPTAGLADLDELVARASTAHLAVRLERADDVGNLPGPVGLAAYRIVQEAVTNAVRHSGGSTVVVRLGIEHAADGDALRVTIEDDGRGASVGARPGAGGGTGGGHGLRNMRERASALGGTLATGPRAEGGYHVVAVLPLGGQDGGAPEAASPERHSA from the coding sequence GTGAACGCATCCACTCGCCTGGCGCCCGATCCCGGGCGCGACCGTGGACACGACCCGGGTCGGACGCGGTTGTTCGGGCCGCCGTTGCCGCCGCCTTTCGTCGGGATCCCGCGGGACGCCGTGCTGGCGTTCGTGGTCGGCGTGCTGCAGATCGGCGGCATGATCGCGGCGTCGCACAACCAGCGCGGCCGGGACGACGTGCGCGGGATGGACGTGCTGGCGTACGTCCTGATCGCGCTCGGCCCGCCGATGCTCCTGGTGCGGCGCGGGTATCCGGTGCAGGTGCTCGTCGGGACGCTGCTGCCGACGGTCGCCTACACGCTCCGCGACTACCCGCCGGGGCCGGTCTTCCTGGCCCTGATCGTCGCGTTGTTCACGGCGCTGACGGCCGGGCACCGGGCGGTGTCGTACGGCGTCCTCGTCGTGGGGTATGCCGTGATGGGCTGGCTCGGGCCGCTGGCGCGCGGCGAGGGCCTGCCGAGTGCGGGATGGGCCGGCGGGGTGGCCGCGTGGCTGCTGGTGCTGGCGGCGTTCAGCGAGGTGGTCCGGGTCCGGCGGGCCTATGTGGCGGCCGAGCGGCGGCGGGCGGCCGAGGAGAAGGCGGCGCGTGAGGAGGCCGACCGGGCGCGCGCGGGCGAGGAGCGGCTGCGGATCGCCCGCGAGTTGCACGACGTCCTGGCCCACCACATTTCGCTCATGAACGTGCAGGCGTCGGTCGGATTGGAACTCATGGACGCCCACCCCGATCAGGCGCGGACCGCACTCACGGCGGTCAAACAGGCGAGCCGGGAAGCGCTCGGCGAACTGCGGGGCGTCCTGGCCATCCTGAAGGGCGAGGGCGAATCGGCGCCGCGCACGCCGACGGCGGGCCTCGCGGACCTCGACGAGTTGGTCGCCCGCGCGTCGACCGCGCACCTGGCGGTACGCCTCGAACGCGCCGACGACGTGGGCAACCTGCCGGGCCCGGTGGGCCTCGCGGCGTACCGGATCGTGCAGGAGGCGGTGACGAACGCCGTGCGGCACTCCGGGGGTTCGACGGTGGTCGTACGGCTGGGCATCGAACACGCCGCCGACGGCGACGCGCTGCGGGTGACGATCGAGGACGACGGGCGGGGGGCGTCGGTCGGTGCGAGGCCGGGTGCGGGCGGAGGGACCGGCGGCGGGCACGGGCTCCGCAACATGCGCGAGCGCGCGTCGGCCCTCGGCGGCACGCTGGCGACCGGTCCGCGTGCGGAAGGCGGCTATCACGTGGTGGCCGTACTGCCGCTGGGCGGACAAGATGGGGGAGCCCCCGAAGCCGCGTCCCCCGAAAGGCATTCCGCGTGA